A DNA window from Acidobacteriota bacterium contains the following coding sequences:
- a CDS encoding ferredoxin family protein, which produces MAFVICEPCIGAKELFCVDVCPVDCIQGGATEEQMYIDPTTCTDCAACEPACPVSAIFYEADVPGKWASFIKKNADFFKK; this is translated from the coding sequence TTGGCGTTTGTAATCTGTGAACCGTGCATCGGCGCAAAAGAACTGTTTTGTGTTGATGTTTGTCCCGTTGATTGTATTCAGGGAGGCGCAACTGAAGAACAGATGTACATTGACCCGACAACCTGTACAGATTGTGCCGCCTGTGAACCGGCTTGTCCGGTTTCAGCGATTTTCTATGAAGCCGATGTCCCGGGAAAATGGGCGTCCTTCATAAAAAAGAATGCTGACTTTTTCAAAAAATAA
- a CDS encoding universal stress protein — protein MKILICSDGSEQANNAIQFGGLIARACRAETTLLGITEKPSEEDTVFEALREGLHNLKAQEVNAELIIKAGEPIEEIIHRTEETKYDLVVIGAVRKGTRGAFLMSAKAYKIIKAVEPPVLVVIGKQTQLKRILLCSGGEKYIENAVHFSGEIARSAGATITLFHVMSEPPEVYSDLIKMEEDINLLLHSNLNLGQNLRKEKEMLNGIGVESDVRLRHGLVISEVLKEIKRGDYDLVVTGSSPTGGNLRTYIMGNITREIVNRAECAVLVVRGAEVPAGLGSSLKGFFSEVFGQGKE, from the coding sequence ATGAAAATTTTGATATGTAGCGATGGGTCTGAGCAGGCAAATAATGCAATTCAATTTGGCGGTTTGATTGCTCGCGCCTGTCGCGCAGAAACCACACTTTTAGGCATCACTGAAAAACCCAGCGAAGAGGACACCGTTTTTGAAGCATTACGCGAAGGGTTGCATAACCTCAAGGCGCAAGAGGTCAACGCCGAACTGATTATCAAAGCCGGCGAACCGATTGAAGAAATCATCCACCGAACGGAAGAAACTAAATACGACCTGGTGGTGATTGGCGCGGTGCGGAAGGGAACCCGTGGGGCTTTTCTGATGTCTGCAAAAGCCTACAAAATCATCAAGGCGGTTGAACCGCCGGTGCTTGTCGTTATTGGTAAACAAACCCAATTGAAGCGAATTCTTTTATGTAGCGGCGGAGAAAAATATATTGAAAATGCGGTGCATTTTTCCGGTGAAATTGCGCGCAGCGCGGGAGCGACGATTACCCTTTTCCATGTAATGTCTGAGCCGCCCGAAGTCTATTCCGATTTAATTAAAATGGAAGAAGACATTAATCTGCTCCTGCATTCCAATCTGAATCTGGGGCAGAACCTCAGAAAAGAAAAAGAGATGCTCAACGGCATCGGTGTGGAAAGCGATGTGCGGTTGCGTCACGGATTAGTAATTAGCGAAGTCCTGAAAGAGATTAAACGCGGCGACTATGATTTGGTGGTTACCGGTTCATCGCCAACGGGCGGCAACCTGAGAACCTATATTATGGGCAACATCACCAGAGAAATCGTCAACCGCGCCGAATGTGCAGTGTTGGTGGTACGCGGCGCGGAAGTCCCCGCAGGACTGGGAAGCAGTTTGAAAGGCTTTTTTTCCGAAGTATTCGGACAAGGGAAAGAGTGA